From the Piliocolobus tephrosceles isolate RC106 chromosome 14, ASM277652v3, whole genome shotgun sequence genome, the window gctcctcagcttattGATGGCCTATTTTAGGACCCTGTGactgtgtgagttaatacttaataaactcactttgggaggccgagatgggcggatcacgaggtcaggagatcaagaccatcctggctaacacggtgaaaccccgtctctactaaaaactacaaaaaaactagccaggcaaggtggcaggcgcctgtagtcccagctactcgggaggctgaggcaggagaatggcgtaaacccgggaggcggagcttgcagtgagctgagatccggccactgcactccagcctgggcgacagagcgagactccgtctcaaaaaaaaaaaagaaaaataaataaataaactcactatatatatatatatctatatatacagatatataaaatatatctatatatatattacttataatatatatatgtatatatatcctatgGGTTCTCCCccctagagaaccctgactagtacACACACTAAGCTGGAGCTTGGAGGAAGCACAAGAAAACTTAAAAGCAGAAACGCCGTAACCAGGATCTTCGGAAGATACTGTGTctgtgaggtggaggtggggTTCCCACAGAAAGAGCTTCCAGACTGTAGGACAGAACCTGGTGGATGAAGGACAGGATGAGAAATGAAAGCTCCGTGGGAGGTTTGGAAGATAAATTTGAAGTTGTCTTCCAAGAAGTAgtacaaaatacataaagagaaggaaaatcagagaaaagatgtttaaaattgGAGATGCTGTCAAGAAGGTCCAACATACAAATAACGGGGATTCCAGGAAGAAGGGAGAGCAGGGAAGGCAATTCCTCGGTAATTCATCGCTGACAGGTTTCCAGATGCGAGGCCAAGGGAGCCCCTGTGGGAACCAGACTTAGCAGGTTTGTGGAGTGGCCGAAGGGGGGTGGAGAGAGACCCCCCGGGGGGGTGCATCGTCGTGAAATTTCTCAACACTAGTGAAAATGGAAGGGCCTCAAAACCTCCGGAAGAGCAGGTCACGTCAGAGGCAGGAAGAGGAACGGGTCCTGGGGTCTCAACAACAGTTCCGGGAGCAAAGCCTGCCTGTGCTAAGGGAACGTTATCTCAACCCAGAAGTCCTGGCTGCACTGAACTCTCAAGCTGGTGTGCAGCGGGCCCAGACCCTGGAGGTGCACAGCTCCAAAAATACTCCGTGGACCTTATCTTGGGAAACACCCAGTGGCTGTGCTTCACTGCTACCTGGAGGTCGGAGGGTGTGGACCAGGGCATGGGGGGGTGGTCAGTCCCAGGACCGTGCAGGGCAGGAGCTAGAGAGTGGCTGGAGGGGCAGGAGGAGCCAGGTGTCAGGGGACCAGGATGGGAAACTGAGAAACAACGGAGGCAGATAAGCATCAACTCtgaaagcagcagcagaaggCTGAGCTGTTGAGGCCGTTACACGGCCAGGATATCACCAGTGAGGAAGGTGCTGATTTAGCTAAAACTCTAATACTGTTATTTTGGGAGTCCGCCTTCCGTGGGGAGAAGTCAGCACCAAATACCCAGAAGTCAATAGTCAAGAGATCACAATCCAAGGATGTTACCCAGAAACGTGGAGGCAAATACACAACCATTTCAATGTCCACCTGCAAGTGCTAAGGAGGGGGTGGGCAGGGCCGGGGGGTGACGCCTGCATTTTCTTATAAACCTCACTTGAGGTTTGAACTATGCATGCATATGACTTTGATGAAAACGaaaatcttaaaatgtattaCCTTAAAACAGCAACAGAGGCTGTGCCTCTCTTTCCCCACAGACAGTACCCTGAGGTGAGCTCCTTGAGCCTGGAGAAGCTGAGTCCGAAGGTGCTGAGCAGGCAGGTCTTGCGTCTGCAGGAGCAATACGGCGTTGCCCCGGGTGAGTCCAGCCCCTGCATTTCTGCCCCGGAGGCCAGGGAGAGCCACCAAGCGTGGCCAGGGACTTGTTCTGTGACTGGGGCTGCCCGTTGTTCAGGTGCCAACAAAGACCAACCTTCCCCGAGAGCCCATCCCTGCCTCTTGCCCAGCTCATGCCAGAGTGGCTGTGAGGTTGGCCTGGCCTGGGCCCTGCCACTGAGCAGCCCATGGGTCTGAGAGCTCCTCTGCCCACCTAGGGCGGCTCCCGGAGCgcttcctgcctcctgcctggcTGCAGAGCTGAGGGTGAGTGTTGAGTCCAAGTCCGCAGGACTCCGCAGCCACTCCTCCCAGGCCCCTCTGGACAGGCTGACGGCCGCACCTGCCTGTGTCGTTGGACACCAGGGGAAGCCAGGTCCCCTTTGTTCCCAGGACCCCCTGCAAGGGCCAGGAAGATGCACTGAGGCCCCATCCACGGGGGCCTTGAATCTCAGGAGGGTGCAGGCTGGCGCCTGGCTGGCAGTTGGGGTTTTATCTGAATTTTGCAGTGTTTCTAGGTTCTCAGCGTGGTTACAGCCCAAATCCCTTCTGTCAGTGCAGTATTGTATCCAGAAGCCTTTGGATGTAGTATCCCACAGGCACAATGAAGCCTGAAAGCATAGAAATGTCAGGAAAGCTGCCCCCGTCTGTCTGGACCTGAGGGAAGGGCCTTTGCAGCAACACCTGGGCTGCCCAGCTGTGCCCCCGAGtaacttctcccttcctccttcctccttcctcctgtctccttcctccctttctcccttcctcctgtctcctgtctccttcctttcttcttcctccttcttcctttctccttcctccctttctcccttcctccttcctccttttctcccttccctcttcctttctccttcctccttcctccttcttccttcctcccttcctcctttctccctttctccttcctccctgtctccctgtctcctttctccttcctccttccttcctcctttctcctttctcagaaATATATTGGGCTTTGTGTAGGTGCTACCCAGAGGTGCCACGTGGTTTAAAGAGGTGGCGGCCCCTGGGGTGTCCAGTGCACGAGGGTAGCAGAGGCCTCGTTTCTGGGAAGGAGGAAGGTGGGAGGCGGGTGCCCTCATCCCCCCTTGGACCCAGGGCAGGTGGCAGATTCCAGGGCGAGGCCTCTGCTGGAAGTTTGTGCCCTGGTGGCTGTGTTCCAGGAAGCTGGCCTCCCTGGTTAGCCCTTGTCCCTGGCCTTGCTGTGAACCGCACAGACCCTCCACTGTAGCCTGCAGATGGGGTCCCCACCACAGGGTGCTCCCAAGTGTTGCAGGCAGGTGCTGGCAAGGGCATCCACGTGTCTTTAGAGTGTGTGTCACAGGGACCCTCAGTGAGGTTGGGCCAGAGCCAGGCAGGGGCCTCAGGACAGATGGTCGCCCAGCTCCCCGTGGCTGCGTTCTGGGCGTGGGTGGGCAGGGCCCTGAACATCCCGCTGAGGACTGGCCGGCCCGTTAGCACCACTGGCTGCCGCGCCCTTGGGGGAAGGGGCTCGGCTACACCGTGGTGGCCTCCCCGGGGCCCCCTCAGGCTCTGGGGTGGAGTATGGAGGGGAGGCTGACGGAGAGTGTGGACATGCGTGGGCCTCAGGCCCCTGCCGCTCATGGAGCTCCAGTCACGGGACCCACAGTGAGCATCCAGCTCTGTCCACGAGGGTTCCCCCTGCCAGTGAGAGAAGGGCAGGGCGTACACGCAGATGCCAGCGCCAGGAAGGAACCTCCCTGAGGAAAGACAGGGAGGCCCCAGAGGGAGGCCCAGATGAAAGGGCCCACTGCACACATGCAGGGGAGACCCCGGGGCCAGCGGGACCCCCAGGCTGAGTGGGGTGGACCCCAGCAGAGGCCCAAgcggtggggagggggtggggtgtGGGGCAGAGGTGGAGGGTGGTGAAGAGGCAGGCACAGCCCCCCTGCCCATCTCCCTCCTGCCCCAGAAGGAGGCCGTGGTGAGGCTGCCCGCAGTGCTGAGCTGGCCTTTCCTTTCAGCGCTGTGTCCCAATGCGGCCATGTGGCAGCGCCTGGCGGCCCTGCGGCACCTGTGCCACAAGCGGTTTGTGGAGGTTCGTGAGCAGGAAGGGGTCCCGGGGGCGGCCAGCCATGGCCTGAGCCACAGACTTTGGCCTGGGATACTCACTGCGCACTGTGGGTTTGCACCGACGTCCCAAGCAGGAGCTGCTTCTCACCGCACAGCTGGGCGAGCTGGGCCAGGCCTGGGTGAAGGGGAGGCCGTGGGGCCCTGGCTCTGGGCTGTGGCACCACGGTGGGTGAGCACCTGGGCTCTGCGAAGGATGTACCCTGCCAGGGGTCAAGGAAAACGCCCACCAGGCCCCTGTTCAGCCTCTGGAGCTGCCTGGCAACTGTCCCTTCCCGTTTGCTTTTGCAGAAGAGCCTGTCTCAGGAAAACTGGGCCGACCATGTGCAGGTGAGTTCGTGCTCTTGCCTGGGCAGCTGTCCTGGGGGCACAGGCCCGGAGCCTCCTGGCAAGAGCAGGCAGAGCTGAGGCCTTCACTGGGGATGCTGACCCCGACCCCGTGTTGGGGCACGTGCCTGGCAGGCGGGTGCAGGGTCCCCAGGCACGGGAGGCCTGAGTGGAAGCTGAGGGCATTGGTGGAGCCTGACTGGGCCTCGTTCCAGGCGGACGGCAGCATCCGTGCCACCCGAACCGGCCCAGCGGAGCTGCCTGTGGGGCCGGGTGGGGGCTGAGAGTCACGGGAGAGGTGTGGGGCGCCTGGGCGAGGCCGGAAGGAGGAAGGCCGGGCCCCCCCGCCGGTGCCAGCGTGGAGCCGGCCGGAAGGGCAGCGGACGTCCTGAAGAATGCGGGCGGCTTCCACGTATTGTCGTCCACGTGGGAACCCACGCCGGGGAAGCAGCCTCGGGCTGCTGGGCCTGAAGCCAGCGGGGCAGGCGGACCCTCCTCGAGGCTGTGGGGCGGGAGGTCGTGCAggagctcagcctcccaggcggGTCCCCTCCCTTCCCGCCTGACACCCAAGGCCATCCTGGACCCGTGGACTCCAGGACCGTGCAGGGAGGGAGACCCTCGCTCGTGCTGGGCCCTGCATTTCCTGGTGGGGGCCAAGGGTCCTGCAGTCCTGTGGGTGCCTCTGCTCCTGGGCTGGGCGCTGCCACAGGCGGCTGCAGGGTGGGAGAGAGCTCACCCTGGTGAGGGTGAAATTTCTCGGGACCCCCTTGGTCACTGCCACCCGGAGGGCACCCCTCTGTCTGCTCCTGGGCCGTGGGTGAATGGGTGCCCAATAGCCTCCTAAGCCCTGCCAGCCAAACCCCACACagtgaggaggaggggaaggggcagAGGGGCTCCCCCGGCAAGAGGAGGAGTGTGGAGATGGGGCAGGCTGGGCAGGTGCTCCAGAAAACATGCCCAGGTTCCTGGGACCCAGGGTAGGGGCAGATGCCTGGTGAGAGCAGGAGGGCCGGCGGAGGCTTGGAGGCTTGGAGGCCAGGAGGGGCCAGCCAGGGttgagctgaggtgggcagcCTTCACCTCAGGCTTGGAGACCTGGAGGGCCAGCCAGGGCTATACTGGGGTGGACAGCCTTTGCCTCAGCACCTCTATCTCAGCCGCTTTGGTCCTGTGGAACCTTGACCTCAGGCAGGACAGGCACTGCAGGCCTGGGGTAGACAGGTGCCCCTCCTCCCTGAGTGCTAAGAGCCAGTCTGCAAGGTCGGGGTCTGTGGGGGTCCCTCGGGGCAGAGCCCTGTGGCACAGCAACGTCCCCGTCTCCATCCTCACGGCCACCCTTCCCACAGGGCCTGGTGGGGCAGAGCCCGTGGCTTCAGGAGCAGCTGTCTCAGCTGCTGGTCTCCCACGGTGACCCAGTCACGGCCGCCCGGTGTGCCATGGGCCTCTCACTGCCTGAGGAGCGGCTGCCGGCTGCGGTGGCTGTGGAACTCCGCCGGCTCAGGCTCCAGGGGAGGTGAGCTCCGCCAGGGCGACCCCAGCTAGGGGTGGGTTCCGCCCAGGATGGCCCTTACCCTTGGGACGACAGCTCACCAATCTGCACGCCAGTGGCTTGAGAATTAGAAACCAAGACAAAACAAAGAGCACAGCTATGCACAGGCCATACAAGACAGCAGCGCCCAGCCCTCCCACTCTGCTGCCAGCCCACAGGCTCTGCAGCCAGATCCATGGCCAGCCCGCCCCACGCGGGACCCTGAAAAGCAGGCTGCCCTATGGTCTGGGAGGGCAGCCActgggaggagaggcaggagcaGGGGTCCCGCAGGGCTGGACTGAGCCGGTGTGGGAGGAGGAGCCACAACCCGAGATGCCCCCACCAAACGCCCCGAACGCTCCCCTCCTGCTCCAAGGTCAGAGTGAGTGGGGGACCAGGGACATGGGGGCGCTACCAGCTCTGCTCCTCCCAGGGCGGCTGAGGCTGACTCGAGGCTGGAGGTGAAGGATGTGAAGGACCGTTACTACCAGCTGCCCATCCCCAGGGAGaacatccacctcctggcctCGTGGGAAGACCTGACCAGATACGAGGGTGCACTCCTGCAGGTGGGCCCCTCGGCCGCTGGGGCAGCACCCGGTGGTGGGATCCCCCTACCAGGCATTGGAGGAGCATCAGGAGCATGGCATTCGGAGAGAGGCAAGGCCTCTGGGCATGGGCCCGCCAGGTGCCCCCGGGGCTGCTGTGAGGGCAGCCATTCCCCACGCTGTGTTGCTGAGACTCCAGGATGCTGGGTGCTGGGCGCTGGGTGCTGGCATTTACCCAGTCCTGCCAGCATGTGGAAGGTGCCACCCATGCTGTGTTGCTGAGACTCCAGGATGCTGGGTGCTGGGCACTGGGTGCTGGGTGTTGGCATTTACCCAGTCCTGCCAGCCTGTGGAAGGTGCCGTGGGATCCCCGTTTTGCAGATGGGGCACGAGACGTGGGTGCATCCTGACACGGGCACTTTGGCACTAGGCCAGGCCTCCCTCTCTGGTCCAGCCACAGAAAGCAAGGGGCAGCTGGGGCACTGGCCTTAGTGCCCCCAAACAGCCCAAGCCCTACAAGCATGCAGGGGTGCAGGGGCGTCTCCCTGAAGCCCAGGCTCACATTGCTGCTCAGACCCTCCAGGCTGCAGTCCCTGCAGAGCCGAGTTGGCCTGACGGTCACATCTGCCCCTTTCTGCCCACAGCCCCACCAAGTAGTTGGTGTAGACCTGGAGTGGACACCTGTGTTCGTTGCTGGGGGCCGGCCTCGGCCGTCACTCCTGCAGGTGGCCGTGGAGGGCCGCGTGTTCCTTCTGGACGTCCTGGCACTCTCGCAGCCACCAACAGGGCAGGGAGCCCAGGCCTTCTCCCGGCTGGTGGCCCAGCTCCTCTCGGACGCCTCTATCACCAAGCTGGGTGAGTGAAGCCCTGGGGCCCCCTGCCCAGTCCAGGGGGAAAGCAGCCCACACCGCTGCCGGACCCTTCCCTCTGTGCGCCCCGGGGAGGGTGCTGGGTGCGCCCTGGGGTCAGGGGACAGTGCTGTTCCTGCCTGCAGGCGCCCCTCCCATGATGGTTCCCGCCCACAGGCTACGGGATGGTGGGGGACCTGCAGAAACTGGGCACATCCTGCCCAGCCCTGGCCCATGTGGAGAAGCAGATTCTGGGTGGCGTGGACCTGCTGCTGGTGCACAGACAGGTGGGCACCCACTGAGCCGCTCCCATGACGTCGGGTGGGCCTGGGTTTTGAGGGCTGCTTGGGGCCCCTCCACACCTTCCCATTGGCCCTGGGCTTCTCCTGCCGGATTCCTGTCAGCTCAGCCTTAGTCACCAGGGCCCCCGAGCAGAGCCTGGCAGAGGTGGATCTGGCGTCCCCAGGGAGGAAGCAGAGCCTCCTGGCCCGGGCATCCCTGAGCCCCTGTGGGGCTCTTATCTGGTGTGAGGGCAACTTCCCTCGGACCTGAGCCCCGGGTTCCACTTGGAGGAGCTCCGGGAGGGAGCCCCTGGAGGTGAAGGTGTGAACCCGGAGCTGGCCCTGGTGTGCAGTACCTGCAGCCTGCGACCCCCACGTGGAGCCTATTCTCGGATATGTCGCTCCTTCTCCCTGTCTCCCCTGCACGGCCGCTGGTGGAGCAGGGCGGGGCCTCCTCTAGAGGCCCACAAAGCCGGTGTGAGTGGGTGCGGTGAGCTGTGCTCCCTCCAGGGCCAGATGCATCACCCTGCAGGGCACTGTCTCAGCAGATGCGGGTGGCAAACATGCCAACCACAGGCGTGGACGGGGCCAGGGGGCTGAGGGGCCTGAGCCTCCTGGTGCAGCAGGTGCTGGGCACAGCCCTGGACAAGACACAGCAGCTGTCCAACTGGGACCGGAGGCCGCTCTGTGAGGAGCAGCTCATCTATGCAGGTGTGCGGGGTGGTAGATGGAAGTGACCCCTCCTCACGCCCCACGGCCCTCCCGCCATCtgccccaggaggctgaggccgactCCCCACACAGCTGCCGATGCCTACTGCCTGCTGGAGGTGCACCAAGCCCTGTGCAGAGAGCCTGCCCGCTTCCACCTGTCAGAGGACCTGGCTGGGAGCCGGAGGCCCAGGCACACAGAGAGACCAGGGGCTCAGAAGCCACCCGGCTTGCAGAAGGCATCAGCCTCAGTCACACCCAGGCAGGTGGGTGAAACCCCACAGGGTCCGTTTGTCAGGACTTGGGGAAGGAGGTCCCCATCCATAAACCAAGGACCTGCACAGAGACAAGGCCGCTGGGTCAGAGTGTGTGGAGGGGGCCCGCTCCTCCACACTGCACCCCCGGCCCCTGGAGTGAGAGGGAAACAAAGTCCTGGTGAACTACCTGCATGACTGTCATGGGGGCTGCCCTTGCCTAGGGGGCCACTGCTCAGGAGGCAGCACGCCCCTGAGTGCCCCAGTCCCCTCCTGACACAGGGCCTGGCAACCTCCTCCCATGGCCCAAGGTAGCATCTAGCCCCCTCCCAGTGAACCCCACCCCTCTGTCTAGCCCCCTCCCCGTGATCCCCAACCCTCTGTCCAGCCCCCTCCCCGTGATCCCCACCCCTCTGTAGGGCACACGCGCCACCCCAGACACGCACGTGGAGGCCCCCAGCATGAGCACTGGAGCCCCCCGGGGATGGTTTCGTTGCATGTTGTCtgcatttctgctgttttatGCACAGCACACACAGTGCTCCTCTTTTGAAGATAAAACAGAGACAGAGCTGGCCACACAGCCTCAGGGCCCTCGCTCTCTGAGACTGTGAGGGGCTGGGTGGGGTGACCGTGGGACTGCTGACCAGGGCTTCCCCGCAGGTccctgtggctgtggctgtggctgagGGCGCCGCCCCTCAGGTCCCGGCCAGGGCCTTCCGCGTGGTGTGTGACAACATGCTGCAGGGGCTGGCACGGAGCCTCCGCTGTCTGGGTGTGGACGCACGCATGCTGGGCAACGGTGAAGACCACCGCAGGGCGGCCGAGGTGAGCCTGCGGGGAGGGTCTTGGGATCCTCCTAAGGTGAGGCTGCCCCAGCACAGGTGTTCCCACCCCCAGCACCAAACTCCTACCTCCAGCTCATCCATGGCTGCCAGCTGTGCCAGGCAAGCTCTGGGAACAGGACGGGGTGGCCAAGGATGGAGCGGTTGGGGGCCAAGTGGCTGAGATGGTCCCAGCCTCAGCCCTCATTGCCCTACAAAAGGAATTTACAGATGGAATTGACACtactaatcagttgactttaaaatAGAGCCTGTCTTATTTGGGTGGGCCCAGGGTAATCACATGAGCTCTTAAAAGCAGAAacggggccgggtgcagtggcttatgcctataaacccagcactttgggaggctgagtcaggagaatggcgggaacctgggaggcgagttCCCTAGCTGTTTGCACTTTCTGTTCtgagagatcacttgaggccaggagttcgagaccagcctggtcaacatggtgaaaccccatctctactaaaaatacaaaaattagctgggcgtggtggcgggcgcctgtagtcccagctactcaggaggctgaggcaggaaaattgcttcaaccccagagggagaggttgcagtgagtcaagattgcgccactgcactccagcctggctgacagagcaagactccatcttaaaaaaaaaaaaaaaagccaggcgcagtggctcacgcctataatcccagcactttgggaggctgatgcgggcggatcacaaggtcaggagatcgagaccatcctggctaacacagtgaaaccccgtctctactaaaaatacaaaaaattatccaggtatggtgttgggcgcctgtagtcccagctactcgagaggctgaggcaggagaatggcgtgaacctgggaggcggagcttgcagtgagccaagagggagccactgcactccagcctgggcgacagagcgagactccgtctcaggaaaaaaacaaacaaaaaaaaacaggaatggAACACAGAAGACAGGGAGATTCAAAGCACAGGAAGGATTCGATGTCTCATTTGTTGGCTTGAAGATGGAGGAGGTCACACAAGGAAACCTCAGTCCAACAGCCACAAGCAGCCAGATTCTGCCAACACCTGACCAAGTCCAGAAGCAGCTTCTTCCCCAGAGTCTCCTAAGAAGAGCCCGGCCACTAACACTGTGATTTCAGCCATGAGACCCTAAGCAGAGAACCTGGTTGAGTCCACCAGACTTCTGGACTTCCACAGAACtatgttttaagctgctaagctTTTAGTAAATTGTGACAGCagcattagaaaaataatatagaggttgggcgcaatggctcacgcctgtaatcccagcactttgggaggccgaggcaggtggatcacgaggtcaggagttcaagaccagcctggccaagatggtgaaaccctctctctactaaatacacaaaaattagctaggcatggtggcgggtgcctgtaatcccagctactcgggaggctgaggcagagaattgcttgaattcgggaggcagaagttgcagcagtgagtggagattgtgccactgcactccagcctaggtgacagagcaagactctgtctcaaaaaaatagaaaaaaaaaaaaaatgtggattgtggtaccaggagtggggtgctggTGTAACACACagctaaaaatgtggaagtagtTTTAGAATCAGGTAATGAGTAGAGGGTGGAAGAGTTCTGAGGATCGCAACAGGAAAGGCCCAGAGAGCCTCGAAACAGACTGTAGAAATACGGACATTAAAAGTGTGGAAGGTTAGGAAATAGGAGCGGGATGCTAGTAAATGCAGCTGAAACAGACAGAGCCGAGATGGTTAGACCTAAGCCACAACAGTGTGAGAGTGTCAGACCAAAGCCAAATTGACCAGTTTTCTCCCTTAGGGGAGTAAGAAGTGGGGTTAGTTGATATTTATTCTTCATGGAGAGGTGGAATCCATCCTGAACCCTCGATTTGTTTAAATACTAGTTATGGGTAATCTTACCcatgtattttttctaattacttttattctctttccttcagtaagaagtgaattttttttttttttttttctggagacaagagtcttgctctgtcgcccaggctggagtgcagtggcacgatctcggcttgccgcaagctccgcctcctgggttcacgccactctcctgcctcagcctcccgagtagctgggactacaggcgcctgccaccacacccggctaattttttatattttttagtagagacggagtttcaccgtgttagccaggatggtctcgatctcctgacctcgtgatccgcccgtctcggcctcccaaagtgctgggattacaggcttgaNNNNNNNNNNNNNNNNNNNNNNNNNNNNNNNNNNNNNNNNNNNNNNNNNNNNNNNNNNNNNNNNNNNNNNNNNNNNNNNNNNNNNNNNNNNNNNNNNNNNgcctcactctgttgcctaggcggGAGTGCTGTGGTGCTACCTGGAcccactgcaagcttcgcctcccaggttcaagccattctcctgtctcagcctcctgagtagcggggattacaggcgctcaccactacacccagctaatttttgtatttttagtagaggcagggtttctccatgttggtcaggctggtctcgaattcctgatctcaggtgatccacccacctcggcctcccaaagtgctgggattacaggcgtgagccaccgcaccctgcagGATCTTTCCAAATCGTGTTTTCTACTAAGACTCCTGGAGAGACGAGTTGATTGTTTCATATAAGGATTATACCTTGAGTTTCATTTTCCATACCTTTCAAAGGAAGCATTACTAATAAACTt encodes:
- the EXD3 gene encoding exonuclease mut-7 homolog isoform X4 translates to MCGRIQLLGSDLISRQDPLLLLQALQTLWSMRERQQLQEEAWRGFAALDDPLVGLLDMLESCRGQRGEGPSLEAWISRQLQCWLQAQPRPSPAQHSLRLKQLQARAIRVLIESPPSLVAPLTSIFQLQDADRSCLLVHIHRLHHEGRFREAVMLGTTLKLQPELDVEKMSVPLLLQDKVALVERYVAGFPDLQRRLLALMDSWCQPGFDIKDVARQYPEVSSLSLEKLSPKVLSRQVLRLQEQYGVAPALCPNAAMWQRLAALRHLCHKRFVEKSLSQENWADHVQGLVGQSPWLQEQLSQLLVSHGDPVTAARCAMGLSLPEERLPAAVAVELRRLRLQGRAAEADSRLEVKDVKDRYYQLPIPRENIHLLASWEDLTRYEGALLQPHQVVGVDLEWTPVFVAGGRPRPSLLQVAVEGRVFLLDVLALSQPPTGQGAQAFSRLVAQLLSDASITKLGYGMVGDLQKLGTSCPALAHVEKQILGGVDLLLVHRQMRVANMPTTGVDGARGLRGLSLLVQQVLGTALDKTQQLSNWDRRPLCEEQLIYAAADAYCLLEVHQALCREPARFHLSEDLAGSRRPRHTERPGAQKPPGLQKASASVTPRQVPVAVAVAEGAAPQVPARAFRVVCDNMLQGLARSLRCLGVDARMLGNGEDHRRAAEVARQEGRIILTSGQPFHKLRAQVGAGRCLSVDCSLKAQQQAKAVLKHFNVRVTHADIFSRCQACNCDQYLKVSRDMMKQLVWLSGHQDGPRSSGDKATQSQEVQEPGPAPEAAPGGCTYDRPCRWLQAADLRAETPDTLTNGTRLQLAGVPVGVLRTPSLRHFYCCTRCGKVFWDGSHLDRVATHFRDVLESVPSPCEPSPAPSPASSPF
- the EXD3 gene encoding exonuclease mut-7 homolog isoform X3, whose translation is MDPGDPTGDPATGERRCTGQDPLLLLQALQTLWSMRERQQLQEEAWRGFAALDDPLVGLLDMLESCRGQRGEGPSLEAWISRQLQCWLQAQPRPSPAQHSLRLKQLQARAIRVLIESPPSLVAPLTSIFQLQDADRSCLLVHIHRLHHEGRFREAVMLGTTLKLQPELDVEKMSVPLLLQDKVALVERYVAGFPDLQRRLLALMDSWCQPGFDIKDVARQYPEVSSLSLEKLSPKVLSRQVLRLQEQYGVAPALCPNAAMWQRLAALRHLCHKRFVEKSLSQENWADHVQGLVGQSPWLQEQLSQLLVSHGDPVTAARCAMGLSLPEERLPAAVAVELRRLRLQGRAAEADSRLEVKDVKDRYYQLPIPRENIHLLASWEDLTRYEGALLQPHQVVGVDLEWTPVFVAGGRPRPSLLQVAVEGRVFLLDVLALSQPPTGQGAQAFSRLVAQLLSDASITKLGYGMVGDLQKLGTSCPALAHVEKQILGGVDLLLVHRQMRVANMPTTGVDGARGLRGLSLLVQQVLGTALDKTQQLSNWDRRPLCEEQLIYAAADAYCLLEVHQALCREPARFHLSEDLAGSRRPRHTERPGAQKPPGLQKASASVTPRQVPVAVAVAEGAAPQVPARAFRVVCDNMLQGLARSLRCLGVDARMLGNGEDHRRAAEVARQEGRIILTSGQPFHKLRAQVGAGRCLSVDCSLKAQQQAKAVLKHFNVRVTHADIFSRCQACNCDQYLKVSRDMMKQLVWLSGHQDGPRSSGDKATQSQEVQEPGPAPEAAPGGCTYDRPCRWLQAADLRAETPDTLTNGTRLQLAGVPVGVLRTPSLRHFYCCTRCGKVFWDGSHLDRVATHFRDVLESVPSPCEPSPAPSPASSPF
- the EXD3 gene encoding exonuclease mut-7 homolog isoform X5 encodes the protein MTRPGWVPAPLGGVGAPPASRPSHAAPRFCLETSLGSHSGGSVCGPASSVSTFAAELHSEARTPSCSCRPCRPCGPCGSGSSSRRKPGVGLLPWTTPWWGFWTCWRAAGASGERAPPWRPGSPASCSAGYRHSHARALPSLRLKQLQARAIRVLIESPPSLVAPLTSIFQLQDADRSCLLVHIHRLHHEGRFREAVMLGTTLKLQPELDVEKMSVPLLLQDKVALVERYVAGFPDLQRRLLALMDSWCQPGFDIKDVARQYPEVSSLSLEKLSPKVLSRQVLRLQEQYGVAPALCPNAAMWQRLAALRHLCHKRFVEKSLSQENWADHVQGLVGQSPWLQEQLSQLLVSHGDPVTAARCAMGLSLPEERLPAAVAVELRRLRLQGRAAEADSRLEVKDVKDRYYQLPIPRENIHLLASWEDLTRYEGALLQPHQVVGVDLEWTPVFVAGGRPRPSLLQVAVEGRVFLLDVLALSQPPTGQGAQAFSRLVAQLLSDASITKLGYGMVGDLQKLGTSCPALAHVEKQILGGVDLLLVHRQMRVANMPTTGVDGARGLRGLSLLVQQVLGTALDKTQQLSNWDRRPLCEEQLIYAAADAYCLLEVHQALCREPARFHLSEDLAGSRRPRHTERPGAQKPPGLQKASASVTPRQVPVAVAVAEGAAPQVPARAFRVVCDNMLQGLARSLRCLGVDARMLGNGEDHRRAAEVARQEGRIILTSGQPFHKLRAQVGAGRCLSVDCSLKAQQQAKAVLKHFNVRVTHADIFSRCQACNCDQYLKVSRDMMKQLVWLSGHQDGPRSSGDKATQSQEVQEPGEPRDRPPRTQLLLHGPGTRLAPEWGTWVPAGQRGLLGALGPTRTSPRGSPWGLHL
- the EXD3 gene encoding exonuclease mut-7 homolog isoform X6, which gives rise to MRERQQLQEEAWRGFAALDDPLVGLLDMLESCRGQRGEGPSLEAWISRQLQCWLQAQPRPSPAQHSLRLKQLQARAIRVLIESPPSLVAPLTSIFQLQDADRSCLLVHIHRLHHEGRFREAVMLGTTLKLQPELDVEKMSVPLLLQDKVALVERYVAGFPDLQRRLLALMDSWCQPGFDIKDVARQYPEVSSLSLEKLSPKVLSRQVLRLQEQYGVAPALCPNAAMWQRLAALRHLCHKRFVEKSLSQENWADHVQGLVGQSPWLQEQLSQLLVSHGDPVTAARCAMGLSLPEERLPAAVAVELRRLRLQGRAAEADSRLEVKDVKDRYYQLPIPRENIHLLASWEDLTRYEGALLQPHQVVGVDLEWTPVFVAGGRPRPSLLQVAVEGRVFLLDVLALSQPPTGQGAQAFSRLVAQLLSDASITKLGYGMVGDLQKLGTSCPALAHVEKQILGGVDLLLVHRQMRVANMPTTGVDGARGLRGLSLLVQQVLGTALDKTQQLSNWDRRPLCEEQLIYAAADAYCLLEVHQALCREPARFHLSEDLAGSRRPRHTERPGAQKPPGLQKASASVTPRQVPVAVAVAEGAAPQVPARAFRVVCDNMLQGLARSLRCLGVDARMLGNGEDHRRAAEVARQEGRIILTSGQPFHKLRAQVGAGRCLSVDCSLKAQQQAKAVLKHFNVRVTHADIFSRCQACNCDQYLKVSRDMMKQLVWLSGHQDGPRSSGDKATQSQEVQEPGPAPEAAPGGCTYDRPCRWLQAADLRAETPDTLTNGTRLQLAGVPVGVLRTPSLRHFYCCTRCGKVFWDGSHLDRVATHFRDVLESVPSPCEPSPAPSPASSPF